The Oncorhynchus mykiss isolate Arlee chromosome 30, USDA_OmykA_1.1, whole genome shotgun sequence genome includes a window with the following:
- the LOC118945767 gene encoding uncharacterized protein LOC118945767, translating into MVLKRSDYCQTVRLLVLNGIEKVTVKLLVLNGIGKVTVRLLVLNGIGKVTVRLLVLNGIEKVTVRLLVLSGIEKVTVRLLVLNRIEKVNVKLLVLNRIEKVTVRLLVLNGIEKVTVKLLVLNGIGKVTVRLLVLNGIEKVTVRLLVLNGIEKVTVRLLVLSGIEKVTVRLLVLNRIEKVTVRLLVLNGIEKVTVRLLVLNGIEKVTVKLLVLNDIEKVTVRLLVLNGIEKVTVRLLVLSGIEKVTVRLLVLNGIEKVTVRLLVLSHIEKVTVRLLVLNGIGKVTVRLLVLNGIEKVTVRLLVLNGIEKVTVRLLVLNHIGKVTVRLLVLNRIEKI; encoded by the exons ATGGTATTGAAAAGGTCAGACTACTGTCAGACTGTCAGACTACTGGTACTGAATGGTATTGAAAAGGTAACTGTTAAACTACTGGTACTGAATGGTATTGGAAAGGTGACTGTCAGACTACTGGTACTGAATGGTATTGGAAAGGTAACTGTCAGACTACTGGTACTGAATGGTATTGAAAAGGTAACTGTCAGACTACTGGTACTGAGCGGTATTGAAAAGGTAACTGTCAGACTACTGGTACTGAACCGTATTGAAAAGGTAAATGTTAAACTACTGGTACTGAACCGTATTGAAAAGGTAACTGTCAGACTACTGGTACTGAATGGTATTGAAAAGGTAACTGTTAAACTACTGGTACTGAATGGTATTGGAAAG GTAACTGTCAGACTACTGGTACTGAATGGTATTGAAAAGGTAACTGTCAGACTACTGGTACTGAATGGTATTGAAAAGGTAACTGTCAGACTACTGGTACTGAGCGGTATTGAAAAGGTAACTGTCAGACTACTGGTACTGAACCGTATTGAAAAGGTAACTGTCAGACTACTGGTACTGAATGGTATTGAAAAGGTAACTGTCAGACTACTGGTACTGAATGGTATTGAAAAGGTAACTGTTAAACTACTGGTACTGAATGATATTGAAAAGGTAACTGTCAGACTACTGGTACTGAATGGTATTGAAAAGGTAACTGTCAGACTACTGGTACTGAGCGGTATTGAAAAGGTAACTGTCAGACTACTGGTACTGAATGGTATTGAAAAGGTAACTGTCAGACTACTGGTACTGAGCCATATTGAAAAGGTAACTGTTAGACTACTGGTACTGAATGGTATTGGAAAGGTAACTGTCAGACTACTGGTACTGAATGGTATTGAAAAGGTGACTGTTAGACTACTGGTACTGAATGGTATTGAAAAGGTAACTGTCAGACTACTGGTACTGAACCATATTGGAAAGGTGACTGTTAGACTACTGGTACTGAACCGTATTGAAAAG ATTTAA